The Syngnathus scovelli strain Florida chromosome 19, RoL_Ssco_1.2, whole genome shotgun sequence region GGGTATGTGCTATACAAACAATGTGATTTTTTACTGAACAACGCATAACTGATTGGTTTGTGATATTTCCAGGCACTTATCGATGGTCCGTGCACAGGCGTGAAGAGGCAGGCCTTGCCCTTCAAATGTATGCAGCTCACGGACTACGTCATCAAAGTACCTCACAGGTGAGTTTACTGTTCGTCCGGTGAGTGAACGGCTGGAAGTCCATCGATAACTTCACGTTGGCGTATTTGTGTGCTGGATCTCAGTGCGCGTCAAAAGTTTGTGCGGAGAGCTTGGGAGAAAGCCCAAGTCAACGAGAAGTGGGCGAACAGCACCTGGGCCAAGAAGATCGAGGCAAGAGAGAAGGTATATATTGTTTGTCATACTTCTAAACACCCAACTCCTAGGTTTAAGACATGGGCTGCATAAACTTGACTTCTTTTTTGCAGCGGGCCAAAATGTCCGACTTTGACCGCTACAAGGTGATGAAAGCCAAGAGGATGGTAAGTGTTCCTGAAAGAACTTTTTGTTCAACTTTGTTTTCAAATACTGCAAAACTTGAAACTTCCCGAATGGATGTGGGAAAAtactgttttgtatgtatttctAATTCCTGACCTTTTTGGTGTAGAGGAACAAGATCATCAAGAACGAGGTGAAGAAGCTCCAAAAAGCAAAGGCGCTGGCGGCAAAGAagaagtaattttttttcacaataaaCATTCTGGTTGGTTCCACACCTTTATCTGGTCCTTTGGATGTTATGGTTTCACTGGAACTGTTTTGATGGGGATGGGGAGGAAGCATATAAAATGAGAGTACTCACTCAGTAGGCTGTATAATCAAAACAGTAACCCCCGGCATATTTGAAGGTATGTATTTGCATACTCGCTTGACGGCGTCTTTTGTTATTTGCAGCATCATGCCGAGGGAACACTGTACCCTATATAAATTGTGCCAATCCCAATGATTTGACTGCCTAAATATAGTGTACGCTATTCTGATCGTCTGTCACAGAGTGGCAAATTAAAACCGATTTGAATATATATGCAAATGTGACAAATGTCTTGGAGCGTTAGCAACAGACCTTTTTCTATCGTTAGTACTCTGCATGTAAGTGGTTCAGGAAATGATCAACACAGAGTTAATTACCGATGGATTTGGCAGGAAAGGGAGGGGGGCGATGTTACACAACAAAGTAGCAATTACTTCTTTGTGCCACTGGAGGGCAGTATGTACATTGAAACTGTTGctttgtgttcgtgtgtgtaccCTTTGCAAAAGCCAAGAACCTAAGGCTATAACAAAATAATTCGAAAGCAACCATAACTTACCTAGTTTAAGTAgggtcttcacatttggacagtaCTGTAAATCTGTTTTAAATTAAATGTCGCGCTTCCCGCAGTCCAAACTAGTGACTGGCCGTAGTCCAACTGTGTGATAGCTCACCGGCCAAGCAGATCCTGCTTGAACCCGTACAAGAGCATCTTGCCATTACATAATCGGCTAGAACATTGCCCATGTGCCTTGCCAACTCTTAACACCGTCGCGCTACAAATAGCACATTCATAAATACACTCTTTAGGCAGTAAGCTTTTTATTACATCGATTGCGGAATCTGTCGTTGAGCTTTTAAGATCATGCAGTTTCACAAAC contains the following coding sequences:
- the rpl14 gene encoding large ribosomal subunit protein eL14 — translated: MVFKRFVEIGRVAYIAFGPYAGKLVAIVDVIDQNRALIDGPCTGVKRQALPFKCMQLTDYVIKVPHSARQKFVRRAWEKAQVNEKWANSTWAKKIEAREKRAKMSDFDRYKVMKAKRMRNKIIKNEVKKLQKAKALAAKKK